A stretch of DNA from Candidatus Dadabacteria bacterium:
GTACTTCTGCAAGGCGGACACAACCCAGAACTCAAGCTTGATTACTATATCGAGATAGTAGAAAGGGCCACAAGAGAGATACCGGAGCTTCATCTCCACGCCTTCTCCGCCCCGGAGATAGCCGCCATTGCCAAGTATGAAAACCTCGACACGAGATACGTGCTGCAAAGCCTCTGGGACGCGGGACTGAGAACAATACCCGGAGGCGGAGCCGAGGTACTGACAAACAGAACAAGAAAAGCGATAAGCCCTCTCAAGATAGATGCCGACACCTGGATGAAAATCACCAGGGAAGCTCACCTTGCAGGCTTTAAGACGACCGCAACCATGATGTTCGGACACCTTGAGGATGACGAAGATATAATTGAGCACCTGCTGAGAATAAGAGAGCTTCAAGACGAAACCGGGAACTTCCTGGCGTTTATCCCGTGGACGTTCAAGCCGAAAAACACCTTGCTTGAAAAAAGAATAAAAGACGAAGTCGGCGGGGAGAGATACCTGAGGGTTCTCTCGGTATGCAGGATATTCCTTGACAACTTCAAGCACGTACAGGGTTCGTGGTTTACCCAGGGAAAGAAAATGGGTTCAATGTCCCTGCACTACGGCGCAAGCGACCTCGGGGGGACCCTTTACGATGAAAATGTCCTCGGGTGCGCGGAGAACAAAATACGCTCGACCGTGGATGAACTGGTACATATGATAAGAAGCGCCGGGTTCAATCCCGCGCAGAGAAACACTTATTACGAAATTCTGGAAAAATTCTAGAACGGATACACAAACTGCTGCAAAAAGAAGTTTTCCTCCAGCGCAAATTTAACAGAAACATGTCGACACCCGCAGCTCTGTTTTCCATAGACAGAGTCAGTCTCTACATGCAGAGTTGACGCCGTAACCATAATGTGCTAGTTTTACCTTGTATACCAAGATAAGGATAGTTAACATGGTAAAAATTCTCGTCGCCGATGAGGTATGGATAGCAACGGCACTGCTTCATATAAAGAATCCCGACCGAGGAGACTTCGCTGTCAGGGAAATAGTTCGT
This window harbors:
- the mqnC gene encoding dehypoxanthine futalosine cyclase, producing MSSLENIYTKVFEGKRISSDEAALLLGRADLLQLGSLADIVRKRFNPENMVTFVADTNPNYTNVCDTECLFCAFWRPPGAYDAYTLSVDKVIEIMRTSYHNGATTVLLQGGHNPELKLDYYIEIVERATREIPELHLHAFSAPEIAAIAKYENLDTRYVLQSLWDAGLRTIPGGGAEVLTNRTRKAISPLKIDADTWMKITREAHLAGFKTTATMMFGHLEDDEDIIEHLLRIRELQDETGNFLAFIPWTFKPKNTLLEKRIKDEVGGERYLRVLSVCRIFLDNFKHVQGSWFTQGKKMGSMSLHYGASDLGGTLYDENVLGCAENKIRSTVDELVHMIRSAGFNPAQRNTYYEILEKF